In one Hyphomicrobium sp. 99 genomic region, the following are encoded:
- the queG gene encoding tRNA epoxyqueuosine(34) reductase QueG → MLDARKSGSDLADMIRTEASKLGLDAVGIARLTDDTELSARLAHFLSENRHGDMDWMETHADRRSGPLKLWPEAKSAIIFGQSYAPPSNPLDALRDRSNAAISVYAKGRDYHDVLKKKIKSLARSFAERSGADVKVFVDTAPLMEKPLAAKAGLGWQGKHTILVSRSHGNWLFLGAVLTTAELEPDTGLDDHCGSCRRCLDVCPTNAFPAPYQLDARRCIAYLTIEHKGHIAPEFRAPIGNRVFGCDDCAAVCPWNKFATTATEIRYAARPETDNPPLAELLALDDAAFRLRFAGTPIKRTGRDRVVRNTLIACGNSGDRSLLRHIEPLMEDNSALVRAMAIWASRRLASDAEIDALQKRYQDRESDPEVAAEWTLPIEGIQHA, encoded by the coding sequence ATGCTCGACGCCCGTAAATCAGGTTCCGATCTCGCGGACATGATCCGCACCGAAGCGTCGAAGCTTGGGCTCGATGCCGTCGGCATCGCACGGCTGACTGACGATACGGAACTCAGCGCACGACTGGCGCACTTTCTAAGCGAGAACCGTCATGGCGACATGGACTGGATGGAAACGCACGCCGATCGCCGCAGCGGTCCGCTGAAGCTTTGGCCAGAAGCGAAGAGCGCCATCATCTTCGGACAATCGTATGCGCCGCCGAGCAATCCTCTCGATGCCCTGCGCGACCGGTCGAACGCAGCGATATCAGTCTATGCCAAAGGCCGCGATTACCACGATGTGCTGAAGAAAAAAATCAAATCGCTAGCGCGTTCGTTCGCTGAGCGATCGGGCGCGGACGTCAAGGTCTTTGTCGATACCGCGCCGCTGATGGAGAAGCCGCTGGCCGCCAAAGCCGGTCTCGGCTGGCAGGGCAAACACACGATCCTGGTTTCGCGCAGTCACGGCAACTGGCTCTTCCTTGGCGCCGTATTGACGACCGCCGAGTTGGAACCCGATACCGGGCTGGACGACCATTGCGGTTCATGCCGCCGCTGTCTCGATGTCTGTCCGACGAACGCTTTCCCTGCGCCCTATCAGCTCGATGCGCGGCGCTGCATTGCCTACCTGACGATCGAGCACAAAGGCCATATCGCGCCGGAATTCCGCGCTCCCATCGGCAATCGCGTATTCGGTTGCGACGACTGCGCCGCGGTCTGCCCGTGGAATAAGTTTGCGACCACCGCAACGGAGATACGTTACGCCGCGCGCCCCGAAACGGATAATCCTCCGCTTGCCGAACTTCTTGCGCTCGATGATGCTGCATTTCGCTTGCGCTTCGCGGGCACACCGATCAAACGGACAGGACGCGACCGCGTCGTACGCAATACGCTGATTGCCTGCGGAAACTCCGGCGATCGATCGCTGCTTCGCCATATCGAACCCCTGATGGAAGACAATTCTGCGCTTGTCCGCGCGATGGCGATCTGGGCTTCACGCCGCCTCGCAAGCGACGCCGAGATCGACGCTCTGCAAAAGCGCTATCAAGATCGTGAGAGCGATCCCGAAGTCGCTGCCGAATGGACCTTGCCAATCGAAGGAATTCAACACGCATGA
- a CDS encoding SDR family oxidoreductase produces the protein MSRLFCFGLGYCANELGRRLLAEGWSVAGTTAHVEKVERLAGQGFEPFLFDGTDALHDVAEALQSATHVLLSIPPDAKGDPALRHFGAAIAASSSIRWIGYFSTVGVYGDASGNWVDETTETRPGTERGQRRVKAENGWIDLARASGKALVIYRLPGIYGPGRSAIDQLKAGTARRIFKPGQLTNRVHVTDIATAVEASIDLPPGVHIFNVTDDLPAPPQDVIAYGAELLGVPCPPATDPTDADLSPAARSFYIENKKVSNARMKSELGVKLAYPTYVEGLKAIAEL, from the coding sequence ATGAGCCGGCTCTTCTGTTTCGGATTGGGCTACTGCGCGAACGAGCTGGGCAGGCGCCTCCTCGCTGAAGGCTGGTCCGTCGCGGGTACGACCGCACACGTCGAAAAGGTCGAGCGTCTTGCCGGTCAAGGCTTCGAACCTTTTCTCTTCGATGGAACTGACGCCCTCCACGATGTCGCCGAAGCGCTCCAAAGCGCAACGCATGTGCTGCTGTCCATTCCGCCGGACGCTAAAGGCGATCCGGCCCTGAGGCACTTCGGAGCTGCGATCGCCGCCAGTTCTTCCATTCGCTGGATCGGCTATTTCTCGACCGTCGGCGTTTACGGCGACGCCTCGGGCAACTGGGTGGATGAGACGACGGAGACGCGACCCGGAACCGAGCGCGGACAGCGTCGCGTCAAAGCGGAGAACGGTTGGATCGACCTCGCCCGCGCATCCGGCAAAGCTCTCGTCATCTATCGTCTACCCGGGATCTATGGCCCCGGCCGCAGCGCCATCGATCAGCTGAAGGCAGGCACTGCGCGGCGCATCTTCAAGCCGGGTCAACTGACCAATCGCGTGCACGTCACGGACATTGCGACTGCTGTCGAGGCGAGCATCGATCTTCCGCCGGGGGTTCATATCTTCAACGTGACAGACGACCTTCCCGCCCCTCCGCAAGACGTCATCGCCTATGGAGCCGAACTCTTGGGCGTGCCATGCCCGCCGGCAACCGATCCCACCGACGCCGACCTGTCGCCAGCCGCGCGGAGTTTCTATATCGAGAACAAGAAGGTCTCGAACGCGCGCATGAAATCCGAGCTCGGCGTTAAACTTGCGTATCCAACGTACGTTGAAGGACTGAAGGCCATAGCCGAACTATAG
- a CDS encoding carboxylesterase — translation MDSPYKIASAEPQILPVGTGRDAREIPFIAQRPAKSGGPGLFWLSGFMSEMSSTKATAVAQWAAEHGLSSTRFDYSGHGISADRIEDGTIGRWLEEATAIFSEVTEGPQIVIGSSMGGHIALLLLRKLLRERPDEAARIKALVLIAPAWDMTEELMWKRFPEETRSEIMERGFFQQPSAYAAPYTITRRLIEDGREHLFARRPFNPGRPVVILQGLLDVDVPASHTRELTTFLTGDNVKLIEVADAEHRLSRPQDLDLLFAEIGKLL, via the coding sequence ATGGACAGTCCCTATAAGATTGCATCAGCCGAACCGCAAATCCTTCCTGTCGGGACGGGCCGCGACGCGCGGGAAATCCCGTTCATTGCGCAGCGTCCGGCGAAGTCCGGGGGCCCCGGTCTTTTCTGGCTTTCGGGCTTCATGTCCGAGATGTCGTCGACGAAGGCGACCGCCGTTGCGCAATGGGCCGCCGAGCACGGCCTTTCATCGACGCGGTTTGATTATTCCGGTCATGGAATATCCGCAGACCGTATCGAGGACGGGACGATTGGGCGATGGCTTGAAGAAGCCACGGCGATCTTCTCCGAGGTGACCGAAGGGCCGCAGATCGTGATCGGTTCGAGTATGGGCGGACATATCGCGCTTCTGCTCTTGCGGAAGCTTCTGCGCGAACGCCCTGACGAGGCGGCGCGGATCAAGGCGCTCGTTTTGATCGCTCCAGCTTGGGATATGACGGAAGAGTTGATGTGGAAGCGGTTTCCGGAAGAGACCCGCAGCGAAATTATGGAGCGCGGGTTTTTCCAGCAGCCGTCGGCCTATGCCGCGCCATATACAATTACGCGCCGCCTCATCGAGGATGGCCGCGAGCATCTTTTCGCGCGCCGGCCGTTCAATCCCGGGCGGCCTGTCGTGATCTTGCAAGGCTTGCTCGATGTCGATGTGCCGGCGTCTCACACACGAGAGCTTACGACGTTTCTGACTGGCGATAATGTCAAGTTAATCGAGGTGGCCGATGCCGAGCATCGTCTGTCGCGGCCGCAAGATCTCGATCTGCTGTTCGCAGAGATCGGCAAACTGCTTTAG
- a CDS encoding glycosyltransferase family 4 protein: MKNTFTVLQVIPRMRAGGAELGCLQIATALVKNGHRALVASAGGLLVDQLKAAGAEHITMPLATKNPLLLAKNGSELASIIRRENVSIIHARSRAPAWSALYAARRTGTPFVTTYHSEYSEKTRLKNFYNSVMARSDTVIAVSDYMAHLIRTRYHTPEKRIAVIHRAFDSNVFDPALLTPERLAAVRTLLDADGSKPVLILAGRITPRKAQHHLVSALGLLKERGAPDVVCVLAGEIEKPAFKAQLEAQAEKLGVAHQLRFPGHVRDVAAAYAISDIALNISEQEGLPRVAIEAQAMGVPMIVSDTGPGREVALTEPDVRPDEASGLRVPYADPKAVADAIETMLSWPSEKRKAYGQRGSANVRSRFTLDQLTSKTLAVYQRLLSA; encoded by the coding sequence ATGAAAAATACCTTCACGGTTCTGCAAGTCATTCCCCGGATGCGAGCCGGAGGCGCTGAACTCGGCTGCCTGCAGATCGCAACCGCGCTCGTCAAGAACGGTCATCGTGCACTCGTCGCATCCGCAGGCGGCTTGCTCGTCGATCAGCTCAAAGCTGCCGGCGCCGAGCATATCACTATGCCGCTCGCCACGAAAAATCCGCTTCTTCTCGCAAAAAATGGCTCCGAGCTCGCGAGCATCATTCGCCGCGAGAATGTCTCCATAATTCATGCACGCAGCCGCGCCCCGGCGTGGAGCGCCCTTTACGCAGCGCGGCGCACCGGCACGCCATTTGTAACAACTTACCATTCCGAATATTCCGAAAAAACGCGACTGAAGAATTTCTACAATAGCGTCATGGCGCGCAGCGACACCGTCATCGCCGTGTCGGACTACATGGCGCACCTCATCCGCACGCGCTACCACACGCCCGAAAAGCGCATCGCCGTCATACATCGTGCGTTTGACTCTAACGTTTTCGATCCGGCGCTGCTAACGCCTGAAAGACTGGCGGCTGTTCGGACGTTGCTCGATGCCGATGGGTCGAAGCCTGTGCTGATATTGGCAGGCCGCATCACGCCGCGCAAAGCGCAGCACCATCTTGTTTCCGCGCTCGGACTGTTGAAGGAACGCGGCGCTCCTGATGTTGTCTGCGTTTTAGCGGGCGAAATCGAAAAGCCGGCTTTCAAAGCGCAGCTCGAAGCCCAAGCTGAAAAGCTCGGCGTCGCGCATCAATTGCGCTTTCCGGGCCACGTGCGCGACGTCGCCGCCGCCTACGCGATCAGCGATATCGCGCTCAATATTTCGGAACAGGAAGGACTCCCGCGCGTCGCGATCGAAGCCCAGGCGATGGGGGTGCCGATGATCGTTTCGGATACTGGCCCCGGCCGCGAAGTTGCGCTGACCGAGCCCGATGTTAGGCCCGACGAAGCATCCGGTTTGCGCGTGCCTTACGCGGATCCGAAAGCCGTCGCCGACGCGATCGAAACCATGCTCAGCTGGCCATCCGAAAAGCGAAAAGCCTATGGCCAAAGAGGCTCCGCCAACGTCCGCAGCCGCTTCACACTCGACCAGCTGACCTCAAAAACGCTGGCGGTCTATCAGCGCTTGCTGAGCGCATAA
- the infC gene encoding translation initiation factor IF-3 — MRPEPQSRENSGPRINDQIRAREVRLIDETGQNVGVIAKFDALARAEEAGLDLVEISPDAEPPVCKILDFGKFKFQEQKKAAEARKNQKIVELKEIKMRPGIDDHDYDVKMRAIKRFFEDGDKVKITLRFRGREMAHSQLGMAVLQRVKADTESISKVESEPRFEGRQMVMVLAPK, encoded by the coding sequence ATGCGACCCGAGCCTCAGAGCCGGGAAAACTCAGGGCCCCGCATCAACGACCAAATTCGGGCCCGGGAAGTCCGTCTCATCGATGAGACAGGCCAGAACGTCGGCGTCATTGCAAAATTTGATGCTCTTGCCCGTGCCGAAGAGGCCGGACTGGATCTCGTTGAGATCTCGCCCGACGCAGAGCCGCCGGTCTGCAAGATTCTCGATTTCGGCAAGTTTAAATTCCAAGAACAGAAAAAGGCCGCCGAGGCCCGTAAAAATCAGAAAATCGTCGAGTTGAAAGAGATCAAGATGCGTCCGGGCATCGACGATCATGACTACGACGTGAAGATGCGGGCGATTAAGCGGTTCTTCGAAGACGGCGATAAGGTCAAGATAACGCTGCGCTTCCGCGGCCGTGAGATGGCGCACTCTCAGCTCGGCATGGCGGTACTGCAGCGCGTGAAAGCTGACACCGAATCCATCTCTAAGGTCGAGAGCGAACCGCGCTTCGAAGGCCGCCAGATGGTCATGGTGCTCGCCCCCAAATGA
- a CDS encoding cyclic nucleotide-binding domain-containing protein, translating into MSDEPPFDFSILDRIGAPYRHFAPGEKIFLEEEPGDAMYMVRSGRVDVITYGTVLENIRTGGIFGEMALIDDGPRSAAAMAAEPTEVVAINKPTFLAVVRDDPQFALRVMSLLATRLRRMNKQL; encoded by the coding sequence ATGAGCGATGAACCGCCATTCGATTTCTCGATACTTGACCGTATCGGCGCGCCATATCGCCATTTTGCGCCGGGCGAGAAGATTTTCCTCGAAGAAGAACCCGGCGACGCCATGTACATGGTCCGATCAGGCCGGGTCGACGTCATCACTTACGGCACGGTCCTCGAGAACATCCGCACAGGCGGCATTTTTGGCGAGATGGCGCTGATCGACGATGGTCCTCGAAGCGCGGCAGCCATGGCCGCTGAACCGACCGAAGTCGTCGCCATAAACAAACCTACGTTTCTCGCTGTCGTCCGCGATGACCCGCAGTTCGCGCTCCGCGTCATGAGCCTGTTGGCGACCCGCCTGCGACGGATGAATAAGCAGTTGTGA
- a CDS encoding GtrA family protein, with the protein MFPKILRSACQPALSIPSFEISRKKAVEMHPKVRHALLYTGVNLSSTVVDFTIFLGLTHVFGMPILQSAIAYCVAMVVNYALTRNFVFAHDMSHKSEHRVFIEFVATSFLGLLLTTGVIWLTVHKMNLPPIEGKTISLLICFASLYYIRSRIVFSKNTNANVSADAEPVQN; encoded by the coding sequence ATGTTTCCCAAGATACTGCGGTCCGCTTGTCAGCCCGCTTTATCTATTCCATCGTTCGAAATCAGTCGCAAGAAGGCCGTCGAAATGCACCCCAAGGTTCGCCATGCACTGCTTTATACTGGCGTAAACCTGAGTTCGACCGTCGTAGACTTCACCATCTTTCTCGGCCTCACCCACGTCTTCGGGATGCCCATTCTACAAAGCGCCATCGCTTATTGCGTCGCCATGGTCGTGAATTATGCGCTGACGAGAAACTTCGTCTTCGCACACGACATGTCCCACAAATCGGAGCACCGGGTCTTCATCGAGTTCGTCGCGACGTCGTTCCTCGGTCTTCTCCTGACGACTGGCGTCATCTGGCTGACGGTGCACAAGATGAACTTGCCGCCTATCGAGGGAAAAACAATCTCCCTGCTGATCTGCTTCGCCTCGCTCTACTACATCCGCAGTCGTATCGTTTTCAGCAAGAACACGAATGCGAATGTTTCAGCCGACGCCGAACCGGTTCAGAACTAG
- the rpmI gene encoding 50S ribosomal protein L35 — protein MPKMKTKSGAKKRFKMTGTGKVVAAQAGKRHGMIKRTAKFIQKARGTGVLNDSDAKIVKKYMPYNR, from the coding sequence ATGCCTAAAATGAAGACGAAGAGCGGCGCCAAAAAGCGCTTCAAGATGACCGGCACGGGCAAAGTTGTTGCAGCCCAGGCAGGCAAGCGTCACGGCATGATCAAGCGCACGGCGAAATTCATTCAGAAGGCGCGCGGCACAGGCGTGCTGAACGATTCTGACGCGAAGATCGTCAAGAAATACATGCCCTACAACCGCTGA
- the rplT gene encoding 50S ribosomal protein L20, translating into MARVKRGVTAHAKHKKVIKAAKGFYGRRKNTIRVAKQAVEKSQQYAYRDRKRRKRNFRALWIQRINAAVREHGLTYGRFINGLTNLGIEVDRKVLSDIAINDPAGFKALVDKAAAAASSPVAKADQDKVKKAA; encoded by the coding sequence ATGGCCCGCGTCAAACGTGGCGTTACCGCCCACGCCAAGCACAAGAAAGTCATCAAGGCCGCGAAGGGCTTTTATGGCCGTCGCAAGAATACGATCCGCGTTGCAAAGCAGGCGGTCGAGAAGTCGCAGCAGTACGCCTATCGTGACCGCAAGCGTCGCAAGCGCAATTTCCGCGCACTTTGGATCCAGCGCATCAACGCTGCCGTCCGCGAGCACGGCCTGACGTACGGCCGCTTCATCAACGGCCTGACGAACCTCGGCATCGAGGTCGACCGCAAGGTTCTCTCCGACATCGCGATCAACGATCCGGCGGGCTTCAAGGCACTGGTCGACAAGGCAGCGGCAGCCGCCAGCTCGCCCGTCGCCAAGGCTGACCAGGACAAGGTCAAGAAGGCGGCTTAA
- the pheS gene encoding phenylalanine--tRNA ligase subunit alpha, whose product MSGANDLAVLEKDLLAEITGASDLASLDAVRVSALGKKGRVSELMSKLGSLPPEERKSFGQTVNTLKSKVSDALDARKAVLETAALDARLQTERADVTLPVRLGPVAEGRIHPVSQVLDEVIEIFADMGFSVAEGPDIETDEMNFDKLNIPAEHPARQDHDTFYFSPKADGSRLLLRTHTSPVQIRTMVSQKPPIRIIAPGRVYRMDSDQTHTPMFHQVEGLVIDESTHMGHLKWVLQEFCKAFFEVDEVKMRFRASHFPFTEPSMEVDIGAEAIGKPGQWLEILGCGMVHPNVLRNCGLDPEKYQGFAFGVGLDRLTMLKYGIPDLRSFFSGDLKWLSHYGFSMLDVPTLGGGLST is encoded by the coding sequence ATGAGCGGCGCTAACGACCTCGCAGTCCTCGAAAAAGACCTACTCGCCGAGATTACAGGCGCAAGTGATCTCGCGTCGCTCGATGCAGTCCGCGTTTCAGCCCTCGGCAAGAAGGGGCGCGTCTCCGAGCTGATGAGCAAGCTCGGCTCCCTGCCGCCCGAAGAGCGCAAGAGCTTCGGCCAGACGGTCAATACGCTGAAATCGAAAGTTTCCGACGCTCTCGACGCCCGCAAAGCGGTGCTCGAAACCGCAGCTCTCGACGCGCGCCTCCAGACCGAGCGCGCCGACGTCACGCTGCCGGTGCGCCTCGGCCCTGTTGCCGAAGGCCGCATTCATCCCGTCAGCCAGGTTCTCGACGAAGTCATCGAGATTTTCGCCGATATGGGTTTCTCGGTCGCCGAAGGTCCCGACATCGAGACCGACGAGATGAACTTCGACAAGCTCAACATCCCGGCCGAACACCCAGCGCGCCAGGACCACGACACATTCTATTTTTCGCCGAAGGCCGACGGCTCGCGCCTGCTGCTCCGCACGCACACGAGCCCCGTGCAGATTCGCACGATGGTCTCGCAAAAGCCGCCGATCCGCATCATCGCGCCGGGCCGCGTCTATCGTATGGATAGCGACCAGACGCACACGCCGATGTTCCATCAGGTGGAAGGCCTCGTCATCGACGAGTCGACCCACATGGGGCACCTGAAATGGGTGCTCCAGGAATTCTGCAAGGCCTTCTTCGAGGTGGACGAAGTGAAGATGCGCTTCCGCGCCTCGCACTTCCCCTTCACCGAGCCTTCGATGGAAGTCGACATCGGCGCCGAAGCCATCGGCAAGCCTGGTCAATGGCTGGAAATCCTCGGCTGCGGAATGGTGCATCCGAACGTGCTGCGCAACTGCGGACTCGATCCTGAGAAGTATCAAGGCTTCGCATTCGGCGTCGGCCTCGACCGGCTGACGATGCTGAAGTACGGCATCCCCGATCTGCGCTCGTTCTTCTCCGGCGATTTGAAGTGGCTCAGCCACTACGGCTTCTCGATGCTCGACGTCCCGACCCTCGGCGGCGGGCTGTCGACCTAA
- the pheT gene encoding phenylalanine--tRNA ligase subunit beta, with translation MKFTFSWLKDHLDTEKSVDEIATTLSAIGLEVEGIEDPAKSLGAFKIARIVEAKKHPNADKLQVVQVEVAKGEPLMEVVCGAPNARAGMVSVFAPLGTYIPGSKITLEKKPVRGVVSNGMMCSAAELELSEESDGILDLPTEWADNVGARYIDVVGLNDPVIEVKLTPNRPDCTGVRGVARDLAAAGMGKLKPEPKLGAVEGKVECPIDIKLDFTKETANACPVFAGRLVKGVKNGPSPAWMQARLKAAGLRPINALVDVTNYISLDRGRPLHVYDAAKLKGAIRARLGKAGEKFLGLDDKEHAVDETMCVIADDTGPLGLGGIMGGEASGSTDTTTDVFIESAYFDPVRTAATGRKVGLQTDARYRFERGVDPASERPGLDLATDMILKFCGGEPTKAKIAGKEPIENRVISFDFARIEKLSGVKLSNDEISDTLKALGFTIDGKPNAAKITVPTWRPDVHGPADLVEEVVRIAGLDRIPATPLPRAAGIARAVLTEKQKRARRARRLLAARGFVEAVTWSFIPKEQATHFGGGSPALDLGNPISVELSSMRPGLLPGLLTAVTRNRNRGIADVALFELGQAYRGEQPEDQYASAAGVRAGTARLTGAGRHWDGNTNPVGAFDVKADVFAALSALGLDPSKAQITRDAPAWYHPGRSAALKLGPKTVLAYFGEVHPATLKALDVEAPVSAFEIFLDALPPEKKKSRAKPPLAASDLLPVTRDLAFIVPKDVAAGDVVKAAANADKALIRSVNVFDVFEGGSLAAEGKKSVAIEITIQPATETLTDQAIETITKKIVSDVKKATGGELRS, from the coding sequence ATGAAATTCACGTTCTCTTGGCTGAAGGATCACCTCGACACGGAGAAATCCGTCGACGAGATCGCGACGACGCTGTCGGCCATCGGGCTCGAAGTCGAAGGCATCGAAGATCCCGCGAAGTCGCTCGGCGCGTTCAAAATCGCGCGCATCGTCGAAGCGAAGAAGCATCCGAACGCGGATAAGTTGCAGGTCGTCCAAGTCGAGGTCGCCAAAGGCGAACCGCTGATGGAAGTCGTCTGCGGCGCGCCGAACGCACGCGCGGGCATGGTGTCGGTGTTCGCGCCGCTCGGCACCTACATTCCGGGCTCAAAAATCACGCTCGAGAAAAAGCCCGTTCGCGGCGTCGTCTCGAACGGCATGATGTGCTCCGCCGCCGAACTCGAACTTTCCGAGGAAAGCGACGGCATTCTCGATCTGCCCACCGAATGGGCCGATAACGTCGGCGCCCGCTACATCGACGTCGTTGGCCTCAACGATCCCGTCATCGAGGTCAAACTGACGCCGAACCGGCCGGACTGCACCGGCGTGCGCGGCGTCGCGCGTGATCTCGCGGCAGCGGGAATGGGCAAGCTGAAGCCCGAGCCGAAGCTCGGCGCGGTCGAAGGCAAAGTCGAATGCCCGATCGATATCAAGCTGGACTTCACGAAGGAAACCGCGAACGCCTGCCCGGTATTCGCCGGACGCCTCGTCAAAGGCGTGAAGAACGGACCGTCGCCCGCTTGGATGCAAGCGCGTCTGAAAGCTGCAGGCCTTCGCCCGATCAACGCCCTCGTCGATGTCACGAACTATATCTCGCTCGACCGCGGGCGCCCGCTGCACGTCTATGATGCAGCTAAGCTGAAAGGCGCCATCCGCGCCCGGCTTGGCAAAGCAGGCGAGAAGTTCCTCGGCCTCGACGACAAAGAGCACGCCGTCGACGAAACGATGTGCGTGATCGCCGATGACACCGGCCCGCTCGGCCTCGGCGGCATCATGGGCGGCGAAGCCTCAGGCTCGACCGACACCACGACCGACGTCTTCATCGAGAGCGCATACTTCGATCCGGTCCGTACCGCAGCAACGGGCCGAAAGGTCGGTTTGCAAACCGATGCGCGGTATCGTTTCGAGCGCGGCGTCGACCCTGCATCCGAGCGCCCCGGCCTCGATCTCGCGACCGACATGATCCTGAAATTCTGCGGTGGTGAGCCGACGAAGGCCAAGATTGCGGGCAAAGAGCCCATCGAAAACCGCGTGATTTCGTTCGATTTCGCGCGCATCGAAAAGCTCTCGGGTGTGAAGCTCTCGAACGACGAAATCTCCGATACGCTGAAAGCCTTGGGCTTCACCATCGACGGCAAGCCGAACGCCGCAAAGATTACCGTTCCGACTTGGCGCCCTGACGTCCACGGCCCCGCTGACCTCGTCGAGGAAGTCGTCCGCATCGCCGGTCTCGATCGCATCCCGGCGACGCCCCTGCCGCGCGCCGCTGGAATTGCCCGCGCCGTCCTGACGGAAAAGCAGAAGCGCGCCCGCCGCGCTCGCCGTCTCTTGGCCGCACGCGGCTTCGTCGAAGCCGTGACGTGGAGCTTCATCCCAAAGGAGCAGGCGACGCATTTCGGCGGCGGCTCACCCGCTCTTGATCTCGGAAATCCCATCTCCGTCGAATTGTCGTCGATGCGTCCGGGGTTGCTTCCGGGTCTTCTGACCGCAGTGACCCGCAACCGCAATCGCGGAATTGCCGATGTCGCTCTGTTCGAACTTGGCCAAGCCTATCGCGGCGAGCAGCCGGAAGATCAGTACGCGAGCGCCGCTGGCGTCCGCGCCGGAACGGCACGCCTAACGGGCGCCGGACGGCACTGGGACGGTAACACCAATCCCGTCGGCGCCTTCGATGTGAAGGCCGATGTCTTCGCTGCGCTCTCCGCGCTCGGGCTCGACCCATCAAAAGCGCAAATCACGCGCGACGCCCCGGCATGGTATCATCCGGGCCGCTCCGCCGCGTTGAAGCTCGGCCCGAAAACCGTGCTCGCCTACTTCGGCGAAGTTCACCCGGCAACGCTGAAGGCGCTCGACGTCGAAGCCCCCGTTTCCGCGTTCGAAATCTTCCTCGACGCCCTGCCGCCGGAGAAGAAGAAATCGCGCGCCAAGCCGCCGCTTGCAGCTTCCGATCTGTTGCCCGTGACGCGCGATCTCGCCTTCATCGTGCCGAAAGACGTTGCGGCCGGAGATGTGGTGAAAGCCGCGGCAAATGCCGATAAGGCTCTGATCCGTTCCGTGAACGTCTTCGACGTTTTCGAAGGGGGCAGTCTCGCGGCCGAAGGCAAAAAATCCGTCGCCATAGAAATAACGATCCAGCCTGCGACGGAAACGCTGACCGATCAGGCCATCGAAACGATAACCAAAAAAATAGTATCGGATGTTAAGAAGGCGACCGGCGGCGAATTGCGTTCCTAA